The proteins below are encoded in one region of Solidesulfovibrio sp.:
- a CDS encoding phage Gp37/Gp68 family protein: MEMNMAKSSISWTNSTWNPVTGCSHVSLGCWNCYAEKMARRLKAMGQIKYRNGFNVTCHNDWLDWPLRDRRSKRIFVNSMSDLFHSEVPDEFIQKVFDVMGQAYWHTFQILTKRPHRLAELASRLPWHKNVWMGVTIEDDRYSYRADLLRSTGAAVKFVSLEPLLGPLPSLNVDGLDWVIVGGESGLGSRPMMLPWVLPIRDAAVAAGIPFFFKQWGGTRKMANHDLLQGRQWKQFPI; encoded by the coding sequence ATGGAGATGAATATGGCTAAGTCTAGTATAAGTTGGACTAATTCAACGTGGAATCCTGTAACAGGATGCTCTCACGTAAGTCTGGGGTGTTGGAATTGTTATGCTGAAAAGATGGCTCGCCGGCTCAAGGCGATGGGGCAGATCAAATATCGCAACGGATTCAACGTCACGTGCCATAACGATTGGCTCGATTGGCCGCTGAGGGACCGGCGATCCAAGCGTATTTTCGTCAATTCTATGTCTGATTTATTCCATTCGGAAGTGCCGGATGAATTCATTCAGAAAGTTTTCGACGTTATGGGACAGGCCTACTGGCATACTTTCCAAATTTTGACGAAGCGGCCCCACCGACTTGCGGAACTGGCGTCGCGCCTCCCCTGGCACAAAAATGTATGGATGGGTGTCACAATAGAAGATGACCGCTATTCGTATCGCGCTGACCTTCTCCGTTCCACCGGCGCAGCCGTGAAGTTTGTCTCCCTTGAACCGCTGCTGGGGCCTTTGCCAAGTCTGAACGTCGATGGTTTGGACTGGGTTATAGTGGGCGGCGAGTCCGGTCTTGGCTCCCGCCCCATGATGCTGCCCTGGGTTCTGCCTATTCGTGACGCCGCCGTGGCAGCTGGCATCCCGTTCTTTTTCAAGCAATGGGGCGGCACGCGCAAAATGGCGAACCACGACTTGCTGCAGGGCCGTCAATGGAAGCAGTTCCCGATCTAA
- a CDS encoding response regulator: MRRRILFVDDEPQLLAGLRRMLWDKREVWDMRFAEATATALAMLEAEPADVVVADARMPGLDGPQFLETVRRRWPGAARIILSGHSDRDFVFRSVRPCHQFLAKPLAPGELVAAIERVLRLSALFTDESLRETIASIDALPALPAVLAELTEELRSQNASVKAIAAILSRDVGLSAGLLKLVNSAFFGLPRRVSGLEQAVTLLGLETLRALVLAHGIYSRFDAGRYPGFGLAGLFEHSLRTARFARLLAGLEGLDRDGKDACFMAGLLHDLGKLILAKGLEATYNRILGLTRERNETIYEVEREVLGASHAGVGAYLLGLWGFEETVVAGVAGHHAPAAGLGPSTPVAALTHAANALDHALVVVHPGYAPHAPDTQALAALGLAGRLEAWREACRNLLQGGDGE, from the coding sequence ATGCGACGACGCATCCTGTTCGTGGACGACGAGCCGCAGCTTCTGGCCGGGCTGCGGCGGATGCTTTGGGACAAGCGCGAGGTCTGGGACATGCGCTTCGCCGAGGCCACGGCCACGGCCCTGGCCATGCTCGAAGCCGAGCCGGCGGACGTGGTGGTCGCGGACGCGCGCATGCCGGGCCTGGACGGCCCGCAGTTCCTGGAGACCGTGCGGCGGCGCTGGCCCGGTGCGGCCCGGATCATCCTCTCCGGCCATTCGGACCGGGATTTCGTCTTCCGCTCGGTGCGGCCCTGCCACCAGTTCCTGGCCAAGCCGCTGGCCCCGGGCGAGCTCGTGGCCGCCATCGAGCGGGTGTTGCGGCTTTCGGCCCTTTTCACCGACGAGTCCCTGCGGGAAACCATCGCCAGCATCGACGCCCTGCCCGCCCTGCCCGCGGTCCTGGCCGAACTGACCGAGGAGCTGCGCTCGCAAAACGCCTCGGTCAAGGCCATCGCCGCCATCCTGAGCCGGGACGTGGGCCTGTCGGCGGGGCTGCTCAAACTGGTCAATTCGGCCTTTTTCGGGCTGCCGCGCCGGGTGTCCGGGCTGGAGCAGGCCGTGACCCTGCTTGGGCTCGAAACCCTGCGCGCCCTGGTCCTGGCCCACGGCATCTATTCCCGGTTCGACGCCGGCCGCTATCCCGGGTTCGGCCTGGCCGGGCTGTTCGAGCACAGCCTGCGCACCGCCCGGTTCGCCAGGCTGCTCGCCGGCCTGGAGGGCCTGGACAGGGACGGCAAGGACGCCTGCTTCATGGCCGGGCTGCTCCACGACCTGGGCAAGCTGATCCTGGCCAAGGGCCTGGAGGCCACCTACAACCGGATCCTGGGCCTGACCCGGGAACGCAACGAAACCATCTACGAGGTCGAGCGCGAGGTCCTGGGCGCCTCCCACGCCGGGGTCGGGGCGTATCTGCTGGGGCTTTGGGGCTTCGAGGAGACGGTGGTGGCCGGCGTGGCCGGCCACCACGCGCCGGCGGCGGGCCTTGGTCCGTCCACGCCCGTGGCCGCCCTGACCCATGCCGCCAACGCCCTGGACCATGCACTCGTGGTCGTGCATCCCGGGTACGCGCCCCATGCCCCGGATACGCAGGCCCTGGCGGCCCTGGGCCTGGCGGGGCGCCTGGAGGCCTGGCGCGAGGCCTGCCGCAACCTGCTGCAAGGGGGGGACGGTGAATAA
- a CDS encoding HU family DNA-binding protein, with amino-acid sequence MNKSELINIFSEKLEIGEAAASEFVNLFFGSIQQALADGGRVEIRGFGSFELRQYEGYTGRNPKTGIVVDVQPKKLPFFNAGKWHKDFLNRDK; translated from the coding sequence ATGAACAAGAGCGAGCTTATCAATATCTTTTCGGAGAAATTAGAAATCGGGGAGGCCGCAGCGTCTGAATTCGTGAACCTCTTTTTCGGTTCCATCCAACAGGCATTGGCGGACGGTGGCCGTGTCGAGATTCGTGGTTTTGGCTCCTTTGAACTCAGGCAATACGAGGGATACACAGGCCGGAATCCAAAGACCGGCATTGTTGTCGACGTGCAGCCGAAGAAACTCCCCTTCTTCAACGCTGGAAAATGGCACAAGGATTTTCTAAACAGGGACAAATAG
- a CDS encoding prolipoprotein diacylglyceryl transferase family protein, with product MGGFLAFLLARATGLDVFVFVQAGYLLLGLAGLTIVLAGARRELAGNPDRARYMLLFLAALPLGLAGARLIPIAQDAWLAGRLTWGLVATGGLVFYGGALTFLGALALGCRLARLSPWPLLDAVCRHAPLGHAFGRLGCFFGGCCFGAVTAGPTGVRFPAGSPAFLQHKAEGLLPPGAVASLPVHPSQLYEAVADLALFGCLMALSRRPGGLPPGRATTLYLLGYAVLRFLLEFCRGDSIRGLYGGFSTSQYIAAAVAAGALLVLLRRKHPAQ from the coding sequence ATGGGCGGTTTTCTCGCCTTCCTCCTGGCCCGGGCCACCGGGCTTGACGTCTTTGTCTTCGTCCAGGCCGGCTACCTCCTTCTGGGCCTGGCCGGGCTGACCATCGTTTTGGCCGGCGCCCGCCGGGAACTGGCGGGAAACCCTGACCGCGCCCGTTATATGCTGCTGTTCCTGGCCGCCCTGCCCCTGGGCCTGGCCGGGGCGCGCCTGATCCCCATCGCCCAGGACGCCTGGCTGGCCGGCCGGCTGACCTGGGGCCTGGTCGCCACCGGCGGGCTGGTCTTTTACGGCGGCGCCCTGACCTTTCTGGGGGCGCTCGCCCTCGGCTGCCGCCTGGCCCGCCTGTCCCCCTGGCCGCTGCTCGACGCCGTGTGCCGCCATGCCCCCCTCGGGCACGCCTTTGGCCGGCTGGGCTGCTTTTTCGGCGGCTGCTGTTTCGGCGCGGTCACGGCCGGCCCGACGGGTGTGCGCTTCCCGGCCGGTTCCCCGGCCTTTTTGCAGCACAAGGCCGAGGGCCTGCTGCCGCCCGGGGCCGTGGCCTCCCTGCCGGTCCACCCGTCCCAGCTCTACGAGGCCGTGGCCGACCTGGCCCTGTTCGGCTGCCTCATGGCCTTGTCGCGGCGCCCGGGAGGATTGCCGCCCGGGCGCGCGACCACGCTCTATCTCCTGGGCTACGCCGTGTTGCGCTTCCTGTTGGAATTTTGCCGTGGCGACAGCATCCGTGGCCTGTATGGCGGCTTTTCCACATCCCAATACATCGCGGCGGCCGTTGCGGCCGGGGCGCTCCTCGTCCTGTTGCGCCGCAAGCACCCGGCGCAGTAG
- a CDS encoding GNAT family N-acetyltransferase, translating to MTVPETTIRPAGPDDASAMARVFAAAIEGKARDSYGPRERAAWAGRGTPQRFRAMLADERNHLIVAVQETRLMGLAGLTGCELSLLYTSPDAGPGTGTKLLAAVEELARAQGIGGLGLTSSRNAVPFYLRRGYAVVRLAVRPLPGGVALPVCLMVKPLVSERPTAGTRHAPNT from the coding sequence ATGACCGTCCCGGAAACGACCATCCGGCCGGCCGGACCGGACGACGCTTCGGCCATGGCCCGCGTTTTCGCCGCCGCCATCGAGGGGAAGGCCCGCGACAGCTACGGCCCCCGCGAACGAGCGGCCTGGGCGGGACGGGGCACGCCCCAACGCTTCCGGGCCATGCTCGCGGACGAGCGCAATCACCTCATCGTCGCTGTCCAGGAGACGCGTCTCATGGGCTTGGCCGGGCTTACGGGCTGTGAATTGAGCCTGCTGTACACGAGTCCCGACGCCGGCCCGGGCACCGGCACGAAGCTGCTCGCGGCCGTGGAGGAATTGGCCAGGGCGCAAGGGATCGGCGGACTGGGCCTGACCTCGTCGCGAAACGCCGTGCCCTTTTACCTGCGCCGGGGGTATGCCGTGGTCCGTCTGGCCGTGCGGCCCCTGCCGGGGGGCGTGGCCTTGCCGGTATGCCTTATGGTCAAGCCGCTCGTTTCCGAGCGGCCGACGGCTGGTACACGCCACGCCCCGAACACATGA
- a CDS encoding MucR family transcriptional regulator gives MEDYLKEALEIVKAQASVRTMTDDEITSMLKNVAAGIQAAAEADALPAETAGPALDPAKAVKESSVTCLECGKSFKVLTKKHLAGHGLTPEEYRAKYGYKKGAPLAAKSLQRERRKKMKEMRLWERRRKPVAAAE, from the coding sequence ATGGAAGACTACCTCAAGGAAGCGCTGGAAATCGTCAAGGCGCAAGCCTCCGTGCGCACCATGACCGACGATGAAATCACCTCCATGCTGAAAAATGTGGCCGCCGGCATCCAGGCCGCCGCCGAAGCGGACGCCCTGCCTGCCGAAACCGCCGGCCCGGCCCTCGATCCGGCCAAGGCCGTCAAGGAAAGCAGCGTGACGTGCCTGGAATGCGGCAAGTCCTTCAAGGTGCTCACCAAGAAGCACCTGGCCGGCCATGGGCTGACCCCCGAGGAATACCGGGCCAAATACGGCTACAAAAAGGGCGCGCCCCTGGCGGCCAAGTCCCTGCAACGGGAACGGCGCAAGAAAATGAAGGAGATGCGGCTTTGGGAACGCCGCCGCAAGCCCGTCGCCGCCGCCGAATAA
- a CDS encoding CofH family radical SAM protein, which produces MNAIIPDYVTPDAETAAILAKARAGQRLTPDEALILAVAAPLHELCGAAMTARLARHGRNAYYVHNVHINFTNVCVNACRFCAFFKAKGAAGARTLSVADIVAALDARGDAPIREIHVVGGLNPELPLEYYLDMLRAIGQARPDAGIKAFTAVEVAHLADTRGVSEYDILGALADAGLMMLPGGGAEVFAPALREKLCPEKISGERWLQIHATAHGMGLPTNATMLFGHIENWADRIAHLSALRDLQDLTGGFTCFIPLAYQPANNALGAKGPDGVTVLRLMAVSRLFLDNIPHLKAYWAMLGIKAAQMALWAGADDFDGTIVEERIGHAAGADSPKGLTLPELRQAIEAAGMVPVERTPDFRPLT; this is translated from the coding sequence ATGAATGCAATTATACCCGACTATGTCACGCCGGACGCCGAAACGGCCGCCATCCTGGCCAAGGCCCGGGCCGGGCAACGCCTGACCCCCGACGAGGCCCTGATCCTGGCCGTGGCCGCGCCCCTGCACGAGTTGTGCGGCGCGGCCATGACGGCCAGGCTCGCCCGCCACGGCCGCAATGCCTATTACGTGCACAACGTGCACATCAACTTCACCAACGTCTGCGTCAACGCCTGCCGGTTCTGCGCCTTTTTCAAGGCCAAGGGCGCGGCCGGGGCGCGCACGCTGTCGGTTGCCGACATCGTGGCCGCGCTCGACGCCCGGGGTGACGCCCCCATCCGGGAAATCCACGTGGTGGGGGGACTCAACCCCGAACTGCCCCTGGAGTATTACCTGGACATGCTGCGGGCCATCGGCCAAGCCAGGCCCGACGCCGGCATCAAGGCCTTCACCGCCGTGGAGGTGGCCCATCTGGCCGATACGCGCGGGGTGTCGGAATACGACATCCTCGGCGCCCTTGCGGACGCGGGGCTCATGATGCTGCCCGGCGGCGGGGCCGAGGTCTTCGCCCCGGCCCTTCGCGAGAAGCTGTGCCCGGAAAAGATCTCCGGCGAGCGCTGGCTGCAGATCCACGCCACGGCCCACGGCATGGGCCTGCCCACCAACGCCACCATGCTTTTCGGCCACATCGAGAACTGGGCCGACCGCATCGCCCACCTCTCGGCCCTGCGCGACCTCCAGGACCTCACCGGCGGGTTCACCTGCTTCATCCCCCTGGCCTACCAGCCGGCCAACAACGCGCTGGGCGCCAAGGGCCCGGACGGTGTGACGGTGCTGCGGCTCATGGCCGTTTCGCGGCTTTTCCTGGATAACATCCCGCACCTCAAGGCCTACTGGGCCATGCTCGGCATCAAGGCGGCGCAGATGGCGCTGTGGGCCGGGGCCGACGATTTCGACGGCACCATCGTGGAGGAACGTATCGGCCACGCCGCCGGTGCGGACAGCCCCAAGGGCCTGACCCTGCCCGAATTGCGCCAGGCCATCGAGGCGGCTGGCATGGTGCCCGTGGAGCGCACGCCGGATTTCCGGCCGCTGACCTGA
- a CDS encoding ABC transporter substrate-binding protein has protein sequence MFRGVVPGRPSHCWWQAIFWSLLVLAIGCANARAAAPQQAALIPQWEPQAQFAGYYVALAKGFYAAAGVDMRILRGGPGAPPSELLRQGKAQFGTFFLPTAIRERADGFLLVNLAQFVPHSNQLLVARKADGIRGPADLDGRRVSLWGPEFRLAPEALFRKHGIRVAEAPQGFTVDLFLRGGVAACSAMRYNEYHALLNSGLDPDELTVFSMAEYGLDLPEDGLYALESTWKDNPGLCRAVTQASIAGWRYAFAHPEEALDIVMEHVTAAHLPTNRMHQQWMLEHLRQAMTGSGEPLGDLPRARYETAAEALFRAGLIPAIPAYEAFRVDAR, from the coding sequence ATGTTCCGTGGAGTCGTTCCCGGCCGCCCCTCCCACTGTTGGTGGCAGGCCATCTTCTGGAGCCTGCTTGTCCTGGCGATCGGTTGCGCCAATGCCCGCGCCGCCGCCCCGCAACAGGCGGCCCTCATTCCGCAGTGGGAACCCCAGGCCCAGTTCGCCGGCTACTACGTGGCCCTGGCCAAGGGCTTTTACGCCGCGGCCGGGGTGGACATGCGCATCCTGCGCGGCGGCCCGGGCGCCCCGCCCTCGGAACTGCTGCGCCAGGGCAAGGCCCAGTTCGGCACGTTTTTTCTGCCCACGGCCATCCGCGAGCGGGCCGACGGTTTCCTGCTCGTCAACCTGGCCCAGTTCGTGCCCCACTCCAACCAGTTGCTGGTGGCCAGGAAGGCCGACGGCATCCGCGGCCCGGCCGACCTCGACGGCCGGCGGGTCAGCCTGTGGGGGCCGGAATTCCGCCTCGCGCCCGAGGCGCTGTTCCGCAAGCACGGCATCCGGGTGGCCGAGGCCCCGCAAGGTTTCACCGTGGACCTGTTTCTGCGCGGCGGCGTGGCCGCCTGCTCGGCCATGCGCTACAACGAATACCATGCCCTGCTCAACAGCGGCCTCGACCCCGACGAACTGACCGTCTTTTCCATGGCCGAATACGGCCTGGACCTGCCCGAGGACGGCCTCTACGCCCTGGAATCCACCTGGAAGGATAACCCCGGGCTGTGCCGGGCCGTGACCCAGGCCTCCATCGCGGGCTGGCGCTACGCCTTCGCCCATCCCGAAGAGGCCTTGGATATCGTCATGGAGCACGTCACGGCCGCCCACCTGCCCACCAACCGCATGCACCAGCAATGGATGCTCGAACACCTGCGCCAGGCCATGACCGGCTCGGGCGAGCCCCTGGGCGACCTCCCCCGCGCCCGCTACGAAACGGCGGCCGAGGCCCTGTTCCGGGCGGGGCTCATCCCGGCCATCCCCGCCTACGAGGCCTTCCGTGTCGACGCGCGCTGA
- a CDS encoding HD domain-containing phosphohydrolase produces MNKRVLFIDDDERILAGFRRNLHGVFEVDTAVGPEAGLAKVKDGPAYAVVVSDLRMPGLDGIAVLAKVRELRPDTVRVMLTGFADLEAAIAAVNEGNIFRFLTKPCEANYLKGALGSAVEQYRLVVAERELLEGTLRGSLRMLSEVLSLLRPEVYGRVSRIAPYVRPLAKLCGDPSPWQTEAAAMLCLMGFITLPDTLVSRVERGRSLSAEDTAVYQQHAEVAARLVANIPRMGGVAKAIAYQEKNFDGSGFPADAVRGKDIPLGARILRVLLEFDRLVGAGQAKADAYKQLRQGAGLYDPDVVAALGEVLGEEGKYVIMQMAVKSLREGMILAEDMFVTRGGQQLKVLPRGYALSSVALAHIAKLARYDAVTDPVKVIIPADL; encoded by the coding sequence GTGAATAAGCGGGTGCTGTTCATCGACGACGACGAACGGATCCTGGCCGGATTTCGGCGCAACCTCCACGGCGTTTTCGAGGTGGACACGGCCGTGGGCCCCGAGGCGGGCCTGGCCAAGGTCAAGGACGGCCCGGCCTATGCCGTGGTGGTCTCGGACCTGCGCATGCCGGGCCTGGACGGCATCGCGGTGCTGGCCAAGGTGCGCGAGCTGCGGCCGGACACGGTGCGGGTGATGCTCACGGGGTTCGCCGACCTGGAGGCGGCCATCGCCGCGGTCAACGAGGGCAACATCTTCCGCTTCCTGACCAAGCCGTGCGAGGCCAACTATTTGAAGGGCGCCCTGGGTTCGGCCGTGGAGCAGTACCGGCTGGTGGTGGCCGAGCGGGAGCTGCTCGAAGGCACGCTGCGCGGCAGCCTCAGGATGCTCTCGGAAGTGCTGTCGCTGTTGCGCCCCGAGGTCTACGGCCGGGTGTCGCGCATCGCTCCCTACGTGCGGCCGTTGGCCAAGCTGTGCGGCGACCCCAGCCCCTGGCAGACCGAGGCGGCGGCCATGCTGTGCCTGATGGGCTTCATCACCCTGCCGGACACGCTCGTTTCGCGGGTGGAGCGCGGCCGGTCCCTGTCGGCCGAGGACACGGCCGTCTACCAGCAGCACGCCGAGGTGGCGGCCAGGCTCGTGGCCAACATCCCGCGCATGGGCGGCGTGGCCAAGGCCATCGCCTACCAGGAGAAGAATTTCGACGGCAGCGGGTTTCCGGCCGACGCCGTGCGGGGCAAGGACATTCCGCTCGGGGCGCGCATCCTGCGGGTGCTGCTGGAGTTCGACCGGCTCGTGGGCGCGGGCCAGGCCAAGGCCGATGCCTACAAGCAGCTGCGGCAGGGGGCGGGGCTGTACGATCCCGACGTGGTGGCGGCCCTGGGGGAGGTGCTGGGCGAGGAAGGCAAGTACGTCATCATGCAGATGGCGGTCAAAAGCCTGCGCGAGGGCATGATCCTGGCCGAGGACATGTTCGTGACGCGCGGCGGGCAGCAGCTCAAGGTCCTGCCCCGGGGCTACGCCCTGTCCAGCGTCGCCCTGGCCCACATCGCCAAGCTGGCCCGCTACGACGCGGTCACCGACCCGGTCAAGGTCATCATCCCGGCGGATTTGTGA
- a CDS encoding SpoIIE family protein phosphatase, whose translation MSTRADHRPGRGLGFRLALCILTGAAAIFAGAFAYSYHSAKTMLLAEVRENAMNLIRGAAARLEVPLAGVERVPRYLALRLGDAMPDAAGIEGRLRDFLTANPDVYGAAAAFAPGAFHPGLSRFAPYFCRKDGRPVRVSLGYEEHYDLENWYLVPRVLGRPVWSEPYFDESGGDIVMTTFSVPIFRTEGARREFLGVVSADVSLEWLQGQVAKINMYRSGYAFLLSKNGVFVSHPDSRHIMRESIFSLAEQAGSPELRALGQAMTRGGEGFSRLPDVVLGQPAWLAYAPMPTTGWSMGVIVPEAELFAGLRRLGREVAAIAAGGFALLLGVIALIAATITRPLTRLAATAAEIAKGNLDTPVPATPRRDEVGRLSRSFEQMRLALRDYIADLTATTKAKERLESELKIARNIQMSFLPKHFPPFPEITAFELHAALEPAWEVGGDLYDFFLTSDGRLLFLVGDVSGKGVPAALFMAVTKTLIKGNADQETDPAAILGKVNRELCVDNDAMLFVTMFLGILDFSTGELAFSNAGHNPPARIAPDGATSWLTLPRGVFLGIMEDAVYTTSRVNLAPGETLVAFTDGVTEAMDPGQRLFGADRLAETLARAAGRSPESLVDAIMDAVRAFAGQAEQADDITVMTLLFRGNALP comes from the coding sequence GTGTCGACGCGCGCTGACCACCGCCCCGGACGGGGCCTGGGCTTCCGGCTGGCCCTGTGCATCCTGACCGGCGCCGCCGCCATCTTCGCCGGGGCCTTCGCCTATTCCTACCATTCGGCCAAGACCATGCTTCTGGCCGAGGTGCGCGAGAACGCCATGAACCTCATCCGGGGGGCGGCGGCCAGGCTGGAGGTGCCCCTTGCCGGCGTGGAGCGCGTGCCCCGTTACCTGGCCCTGCGCCTGGGCGACGCCATGCCCGACGCGGCCGGCATCGAGGGCCGGCTGCGGGATTTCCTCACGGCCAACCCCGACGTCTACGGCGCGGCGGCGGCTTTCGCCCCGGGCGCCTTCCACCCGGGCCTTTCCCGCTTCGCCCCCTATTTCTGCCGCAAGGACGGCCGGCCCGTCCGGGTTTCCCTGGGCTACGAGGAACATTACGACCTGGAGAACTGGTACCTGGTGCCCCGGGTGCTGGGGCGGCCGGTGTGGAGCGAGCCCTATTTCGACGAATCCGGCGGCGACATCGTCATGACCACGTTTAGCGTGCCCATTTTCCGCACCGAAGGCGCCCGGCGGGAGTTTCTGGGCGTGGTCTCGGCCGACGTGTCCCTGGAATGGCTGCAGGGCCAGGTCGCCAAGATCAACATGTACCGCTCGGGCTACGCCTTTTTGCTGAGCAAAAACGGCGTGTTCGTCTCCCATCCCGACAGCCGCCACATCATGCGCGAGAGCATCTTCTCCCTGGCCGAGCAGGCGGGCAGCCCCGAACTGCGGGCCCTGGGCCAGGCCATGACCCGCGGCGGGGAGGGCTTTTCCCGGCTGCCGGACGTCGTGCTCGGCCAGCCGGCCTGGCTGGCCTACGCGCCCATGCCGACCACGGGCTGGTCCATGGGCGTCATCGTGCCCGAGGCGGAACTGTTCGCCGGGCTCCGCCGCCTGGGCCGCGAGGTGGCCGCCATCGCCGCCGGCGGTTTCGCCCTGCTGCTGGGCGTCATCGCGCTCATCGCCGCCACCATCACCCGGCCCCTGACCAGGCTCGCGGCCACGGCCGCCGAGATCGCCAAGGGCAACCTGGACACGCCCGTGCCGGCCACGCCGCGCCGCGACGAGGTCGGCCGGCTGTCGCGGTCCTTCGAGCAGATGCGCCTGGCCCTGCGGGACTACATCGCCGACCTGACGGCCACCACCAAGGCCAAGGAGCGCCTGGAATCCGAACTCAAGATCGCCCGCAACATCCAGATGAGCTTTTTGCCCAAGCACTTTCCGCCCTTTCCCGAGATCACGGCCTTCGAACTCCACGCCGCCCTGGAGCCGGCCTGGGAGGTGGGCGGCGACCTCTACGACTTCTTCCTGACCAGCGACGGCCGGCTGCTGTTCCTGGTCGGCGACGTGTCGGGCAAGGGCGTGCCGGCGGCGCTGTTCATGGCCGTGACCAAGACGCTCATCAAGGGCAACGCCGATCAGGAAACCGATCCGGCCGCCATCCTGGGCAAGGTCAACCGGGAACTGTGCGTGGACAACGACGCCATGCTCTTCGTCACCATGTTCCTGGGCATCCTGGATTTTTCCACGGGCGAGCTGGCCTTTTCCAACGCCGGCCACAACCCGCCGGCCCGCATCGCCCCGGACGGGGCCACGTCCTGGCTGACCCTGCCGCGCGGGGTGTTCCTGGGCATCATGGAGGACGCGGTCTACACCACCAGCCGGGTCAACCTGGCCCCGGGCGAGACGCTCGTGGCCTTCACCGACGGCGTCACCGAGGCCATGGACCCGGGCCAGCGGCTTTTCGGCGCGGACAGGCTGGCCGAAACCCTGGCCCGGGCGGCCGGCCGGAGCCCGGAGAGCCTTGTCGACGCCATCATGGACGCGGTGCGGGCCTTCGCCGGCCAAGCGGAACAGGCCGACGACATCACCGTCATGACGCTGTTGTTCCGTGGCAACGCTCTGCCATGA